In Lolium rigidum isolate FL_2022 chromosome 7, APGP_CSIRO_Lrig_0.1, whole genome shotgun sequence, the DNA window ccgtgcaaccggtccgtccgcacggcaaagggcgggACACGGCAGTGCCCAGTGCCTTTGCCGTGcattgtttctttgccgtgcggcttgcggGGACTTTGCCGTCCtactatctttgccgtgcgctgctcccagACTTTGCCGTGAGAtactgctttgccgtgcgccaagtctttctttgccgtgctaggtttctttgccgtgcgctgctcccatactttgccgtgcgttttgacgttgccgtgcggtcttcttgctgcgcacggcaaagaaatctttgccgtgcagcagctcacggcaaagataggctgcacggcagcgcctgattttcccgtagtgctaCCACGGGCAGTGTGTGGGCACTTAACGCTAACAGTCATATTGGTCCCCGCCATCACTAACTAATTTTTTTACTCGAACTGTACATTCATACACTTGATAACGaagcaaaagctggtttcgacacAATTCAATCATCGACCAATGCTATTGAAATTTCAATGAGATTTCTGAAATTTAAGTGGGTACCTAAATATAATTTTATCGAAATGTGTGGGTTATATTCAAATAAATTCAAATGAACTCAAATTTAGATTTATTATGTTTAACTTCGATGAAGTTTGAACAGGAAATTTTCAAAAAACGGTGGCTTTCGAAATTTGAGTCTAACTGAAATTCAAAACAGTGGTGCAATCAAACAAGTGATGTACGCTCAGTACGTGCACTCGCTATATATATAGGCCGGGACAGGCCAGACGGCTACCTCAAGTTCACAGCTTACTCATCTCTTAGGCGAACACCGGCAGGCCGGCATGGAGAGCTTTCGCATGCCATGGAGCGCCACACCTCGCATGCCATGCAGCCTACAAACCCTTGCGCGGCGCAACCTTCTCCTGCAGTACCGCAAGGAGGCGAGGCAGCCACGGCGTCTCTCATGCAAGGCAACCGGCGGTGGCCGTGTCGACCGACGTGATGTGCTCCTCGGCCTCGGTGGAACCGCGGCTGCCGGACTGGCAACGGGCCGAGGCGCCGCGATCGGCGCGCCCATCGAGACACCTGACCTCCGTAGCTGCCAACCGCCCGACCTCCCCGACACAGAGCCGGACACTAACTGCTGcccgacgtacggcaccggcatcACCTACTTCAGCCTGCCGTCGGCATCCTCGCCGCTCCGTGTGCGTCCAGCGGCGCACCTGGTAGACGCGGAATACCTGGCCAAGTACGAGCGCGCGGTGGCGCTGATGAAGGAGCTGCCGGCGGACGACCCGCGAAGCTTCGAGCAGCAGTGGCACATACACTGCGCCTACTGCGACGGCGGGTACGACCAGGTCGGCTTCCCGGACTTGGAGCTTCAGATACACAACTGCTGGCTCTTCTTCCCGTGGCACAGGTTCTACCTCTACTTCCACGAGCGGATCCTTGGTAAGCTCATCGGCGACGACACGTTCGCGCTGCCGTTCTGGAACTGGGACGCGCCGGGcgggatgacgctgccgccgatcTACGCCAACAGTTCGTCGCCGCTCTACGACGAGAGGCGCAACCCCGCCCACCAGCCACCTTTTCCGCTGGACCTTGACTTCAGTGGGACTGACCCCAGCATCCCAAGAGATCAGCTGATCGATATGAACCTCAAGATCATGTACCGCCAGGCAAGTACATATAGCTCGCGAATTTTGTTACCTGCAGCTGGACGTAATAAACTGACATTAAGTAACGCAAATACTCCTTATAATATCAGATGGTCGCGGCTGCCAAGAAGACGGAGCTGTTCCTGGGTCAGCCGTACCGCGCCGGCGACGCGCCGGATCCGGGCGCGGGCTCCGTCGAGAACGTGCCGCACGGCCCAGTGCACGTCTGGACGGGGGACCCCCGGCTGCCGAACTTGGAGGACATGGGCAACTTCTACTCTGCGGCGCGCGACCCGATCTTCTTCGCGCACCATGGCAACGTCGACCGGCTCTGGCACGTCTGGCGCGGCCTCCGCCCGGGAGTCAACACCGACTTCGTCGACCCCGACTGGCTCGACGCCAGCTTCTTCTTCTACGATGAGGAGGCCCGCCTCGTGCGCGTGCGCGTCCGCGACTGCCTCGACACGGCCGCGCTACGGTACACGTACCAGGACGTCGGCCTGCCGTGGCTCAACGACAGGCCGGCTACGGCCTCTGCAGGGACGCCGGCACCTGCCACCGGTTCCTTCCCAGCCACCTTGGACAAGACCATGCGGGTGACGGTGACGAGGCCCAGGGTATCGAGGACACGGCAGGagaaggacgaggaggaggaggtggtggtcgtgGAGGGGATAGAGATCGCCGACCATTTCAACACCTTCATCAAGTTCGACGTGCTTGTGAACGAGCCCGAGAGCGTAGCCGGAGACGTCGAGGCGGCGGTGGCTTCGGCATACTGCGCGGGGAGCGTAGCGCTCACGCCCCACGTGATCCGGCTGGACAAGGAGAAGACAAAGGGGCCAGTCAAGACGGTGGCGAGGTTCGGCGTCTGCGACCTCATGGACGACATCGGGGCGGACGGCGACAATACGGTGGTCGTGTCGCTGGTGCCGAGGTCCGGTGGCGAGCTGGTCACCGTCGGCGGCGTCAGCATCGGCTACGTCAAGTGAAGCACGTAATGCATGTTGTATTGTACTGTGTGTTGCTCTACCTAAAGCTCCTATTTGCTCCACGGGTCGGAGCTCGCCGTGGTATTCTATAGTGTGTGATAGTACTCCCTCCACGAATAATTACTTCTAGTTGTTGTTGTAAGTTTAAAAGTTCAAAATTTGATCAATTTTATATATAAATAAGTATAGGATGTGACTATTTCTCCGTCGACTTCGTTCTCagtcagatgatgtcatcaaatcttaGTTGTAActtatgttgcaactcatgactaacATGAATCACAGAGCAAATCAAACGGTGTAAGACTTGACTGAGCACGAACTTCGTTAGCAAATCCCATAAGAATGGCAACATATATGACATCAAATTAGTATATACATAAGCCCAAAAGTCAACTTTTATTTTATCCCTGGCTCCATCACCTCTCTTCATGGTGGCCCAATTGGGCGTTAGAGGTGGCCAAGAGTCCCGTAGGCGAGGCCGCGGCAACACCAATAAAAAGCTAACCTACGCATAGTGGCACAACATGCCTTGTGCCGCAATAAGTCAAAACGGTATAAGATGACCCTGACACCGGTTATAAGCGCAACTGCAAAAACAAGCCTAAAGCCAATACGGGCGTAGAAGAAGAAGCCAAGGAAAGAAAGGCAACGACATGGGAGAGGCAGAGCTTGCCCCAAACTATCAGGGCAAGAAGCCATACCTAGTCAAGAAGGATGCTTTCCACGCTTTCATAGGCTCAGACTTTGTGAAGGTCCGCAAGGCGGCCGTTGCGAGATGAACACTACGATGCCCAAAATTCTTCAGAAGACCATCGCCTAGGATTATACCGATTGCCCCAAGCACAATCTTGCATCGAGTAAGTATGCC includes these proteins:
- the LOC124678727 gene encoding polyphenol oxidase I, chloroplastic-like, whose translation is MESFRMPWSATPRMPCSLQTLARRNLLLQYRKEARQPRRLSCKATGGGRVDRRDVLLGLGGTAAAGLATGRGAAIGAPIETPDLRSCQPPDLPDTEPDTNCCPTYGTGITYFSLPSASSPLRVRPAAHLVDAEYLAKYERAVALMKELPADDPRSFEQQWHIHCAYCDGGYDQVGFPDLELQIHNCWLFFPWHRFYLYFHERILGKLIGDDTFALPFWNWDAPGGMTLPPIYANSSSPLYDERRNPAHQPPFPLDLDFSGTDPSIPRDQLIDMNLKIMYRQMVAAAKKTELFLGQPYRAGDAPDPGAGSVENVPHGPVHVWTGDPRLPNLEDMGNFYSAARDPIFFAHHGNVDRLWHVWRGLRPGVNTDFVDPDWLDASFFFYDEEARLVRVRVRDCLDTAALRYTYQDVGLPWLNDRPATASAGTPAPATGSFPATLDKTMRVTVTRPRVSRTRQEKDEEEEVVVVEGIEIADHFNTFIKFDVLVNEPESVAGDVEAAVASAYCAGSVALTPHVIRLDKEKTKGPVKTVARFGVCDLMDDIGADGDNTVVVSLVPRSGGELVTVGGVSIGYVK